The stretch of DNA TGGACTCAGTTCTGGTCGGACCGGTACCAGCAGGCAGACACATGTTCGTGTTCCAGGTGAGAGACACACTGAGTGactgacacacgcacgcacccctccctctatctcttcctcctcctcccacttctCCTTCCTCTCATCATCAGATCATCTCTTTATGTTCCTACCTTCTTCccaccctcttcttctcctccctttctccttctcatcaccccatctctctttctcctccaggCGGATGCCCCCAACACCGGGCTGATTCCTGAGAGTGATGCTGTGGGGGTAACCGTGGCGCTCATCACCTGCACCTACAACGGACAGGAGTTCATCCGTATCGGTTACTATGTCAACAATGAATACACCGACCCAGAGCTCAGAGAGAACCCACCGGTCAAACCAGACTACACACAGGTAATACACACACCAGACTACACACAGGTAATACACACACCAGACTACACACAGGTAATACACACACCAGACTACACACAGGTAATACACACACCAGACTACACACAGGTAATACACACACCAGACTACACACAGGTAATACACACaccagactacacacacaccagactacacacaggtaactcacactgatacacacacacaccagactacacacaggtaactcacactgatacacacaggtaactcacactgatacacacacacaccagactacATACAGGTAactcacactgatacacacacacaccagactacacacagggaactcacactgatacacacaggtaactaacactgatacacacaggtaactaacactgatacacacaggtaactcacactgatacacacacaccagactacacacaggtaactcacactgatacacacacacaccagactacacacaggtaactcacactgatacacacaggtaactcacactgatacacacacacaccagactacATACAGGTAactcacactgatacacacacacaccagactacacacagggaactcacactgatacacacaggtaactaacactgatacacacaggtaactaacactgatacacacaggtaactcacactgatacacacacaccagactgcACACAGGTAactcacactgatacacacacacacaccagactgcACATAGGTAATACACACTAATATACACACCAGACTACACACAGGTAATAcgcactaatacacacacacatacacacacacaccagactgcACATAGGTAATACACACTAATATACACACCAGACTACACACAGgtaatacgcacacacacacacacacacacacaccagactatACACAGGTTATACACactaatacacagacacacacaccagactgcACATAGGTAATATACACACCAGACTACACAcaggtaatacacacacacacacacacaccagactacACACAGGTAATAcgcactaatacacacacacaccagactatACACAGGTtatacacactaatacacacacacacacacaccagactatACACAGGTAATACACACGATGATACACACACCAAAAAAATCACAAAACATAAAAATCATTGTGATGCAAAACAGATTGTTGTAAAGGAATCGACTTCTTGTGAAGGATTCTCACCACAGTTTGAAATCTGAAGTAGACTCTTTGGACTCCCAGCCTTAATTCTGAACCataaccctcccctcctcctcctccagctgcaGAGGAACATCCTAGCCTCTAACCCCCGTGTGACCCGGTTCCATATCAACTGGGACGGCTGTTCAGACAAGATGGAGGACAGTGAGAACGTAGACCCCTCCCccaacagcagcagtagcagcagcatggtGCCCTCCTCCTGTTTAGCTGGCAAGGCGTTACCTGTAGGACTGATGTCTGGTAACTCGATGgactgtctgtagaacacagCCACCCCTCCAGCATTGCCTTGCCACGTTCTACTCCAGCAGTCGCCAGCAGTCTTTGACAGGAAGGTTGAGTCACTTATTATAAACCAGCTGAACTGTAGGGTGTACGGTCTCCCTCCTTCACACAGcaacacctccctctgtctccactggcactggcaccctattccctccatagtgcactacttttttaaaCAGGACCCTCTgctccaatgtagtgcactatcaCAGAACAGGGTGCAATGTCAGACTCCTGATCCAAACAGTCCTGTTGTGTGTCTTCTTGTTTTAAAACCTAACTTCACACCTGGACTGGTTTCCATAGCAACACAGCTAAAGCTCAGGCCCTGCTTCAATACTGTAGAAATGCGTCCCTGTTTCCTTGAGGTGAGCAGGGTACCTTGAAGTGATTTGTATCAGTGGCAACAAGGTGACCACACTATTACTTCCACCTGTCCAACCAATCCCCGATCTGGGATTACTTCCACCTGTCCAACCAATCCCCGATCTGGGATTACTTCCACCTGTCCAACCAATCCCTGATCTGGGATTACTTCCACCTGTCCATCCAATCCCCGATCTGCGATTACTTCCACCTGTCCAACCAATCCCCGGTCTGGGATTACTTCCACCTGTCCAACCAATCCCCGGTCTGCGATTACTTCCACCTGTACAACCAATCCCCGATCTGGGATTACTTCCACCTGTCCAACCAATCCCCGGTCTGGGATTACTTCCACCTGTCCAACCAATCCCCGATCTGGGATTACTTCCACCTGTCCAACCAATCCCCGGTCTGCGATTACTTCCACCTGTCCAACCAATCCCCGATCTGGGATTACTTCCAGGAAGGTAGGCCTCTAGAGGGAGACTGAGTTGTCTCTAGGAAAAAGCCTCACCCTACAGGGTGACTCCAGGACTGTTCATGCCAGgcctcaattccatttcaattcaggaagtactcTGTAACTGCACTTCAAATCAAGGCTTTTCAATGAAGAATGTAGAATTGGATGTAGAATTTAAAAGGACTTGATCCCGAACCTGGTCTGTGTCCAAAATGTCAgtctgttccctacatagtgcactacttttgactagagttgtccggggcccatagggctgttgtcaaaagtagggcactatgtaggggatagggtaccatttgggagggAACATGTGTTGTTGTAGTTGGGGGAGGGGTTTGTTTATGTCAGTCATGTGACTGTTGTTACTTTACTGTATATACCTTTGATTCATTAGCACTTAAGAgatgtcatgtttttttttattttattttgcattGTAATATTTGTAACAATGaaagtaataataataaacatttgttgtttttaaaaggtgtgtgtgtgtagtgagtgtagtgtCAATGCTGTGTTATGTTTTCAACTGGAGAGGTTACATCACTGAGAAGGTGAGTGTGGCGAGAAGCagaggggagatgagaagggGGGTGAGGGGTGGAGAAGGGAGGCTTGCTAGAAGCTGTGAGCCTGACTGCTTCTCTCTCACTGTTTCATTCATAAAATGCAGCAGGAGGAACAGCTTCTCCACCATGTTCACTATGAGACCGTGCAGACTTGCCTCGTGTTGCTAAGCAACTGCAATCGGAGGGGGGTGGGGGCTCTGCTCATTCTTATCCCTCTTGAATGAACCAATCAGATCATCATCCCTCTAcaccccctccattcctccatcccaaTGTGTTCAGtgatcctgtctctcttctccctctgcacTGATCTTAGAACAAATGGTGGATAAAATCACTGTGGTAGATATTAAGAGCCCCCACCCCCCTTCTCCACCCCTCACCCTTGTGTTCTTCTCATACCTGTCCAGTACCTTCACCATAGTGCTGAGGAAGGCGAGAGGAGACGTCTGCATGCTGGTCCATCTGTTTCAAACCGCTAAAATTGACCCCGTTTTAAATTCAACTGTGTCCTTGACAGGGATGTGCTTGCATATATTTCCTATATTCCCAAATATATGTAGGACCACCGATATCCTCTAAAATAATCTATTGGTCCTCACTATAAGACATGATTTATTAGCGTGTGGAGTCAACGTTGATACTGTTACTACAATGTAACAGAAACAGTGGAACAACCCTAGAGATTAAATAGAATGATCACTATCGGAAGAAACTTTCAAATATCTGTATCGTTACTAATCAAATAAACTGTTACATTTTATTGTAAATATATCCCGAGCCAGGGCACGTTTCCTCGTGCGTCGTTCGTTACACAAACAAACTGAATTTGGAAGTCCTGCCGTAGCGCGTTACATTCATTCTGAGCAACATTCCTAAAAATAGCCCTTGCTGCTTGACGTCACTCGGCCAATCACGGATTAGTTGGGAGGGCGGGGGCAACGCGAGGCCATTCCGTCAGACGGCCAATGGTATTTCGCCGAACAGGGCCCGTTCCGTTAGCTCCGCCCACAAGCCTATAGCACCGATTCAATCAGAATACCGCGAAAGGAGCGAATGTGGGCGTGTACATCTTCCAGTAGGAAAataatcagtgacgtcactcaaCTGGTTTTTGCAAGTCAAAAGGGCGGAATCTTGGTTTTGTTGACGGACGGTAATGATCCAATCTGAGCACTTTACTAGTTTGACATACTGACAGGTGGCCAATCAGTGTCCTTCACTCCGTTATCAGTCGGGCTGGACTCAGCCAATGGGCTCTATGGATGGGCCTCGATTGTCTGTAGGCTGTAGTCGGTCACTCGGCTTGCTTCACACCGAAAGCTACAGTAGGTTATGTTGATTCTGGTGATTTCCCGACCTCATCGGGTTCGGTAAAACGACATCCTCGGAGCCGGGTTCGGGAAAGGAAAGGGGACTAGGTATCCGGCTCACCTTGCACGGTGCGAAAACGGGGTATTTGCGCTGGGAAGAGGCGTGGGGCCTCGATCGGCGGGGGCTGCACGGAGGGACAGGCGAACCGACCGAGTCGGGCTGGATGCGCTGGACTCGGCCCGGAGCGCTGCGGTTCCAGCAAAGCACCATACCACAGCCCAAGACAGAAAGACGGAGACACGGACGTCGCTGTCTCCATTCCGGACTATAACACCATTTATTATTGTTATAACGGTTCTATACTGTAGAGGAGATCAGGTGAGCTCACTGACAGTCTAGACTGCAGCTGTCAAGCTATTTCAGTCCGGACCGACTGCTGGACTCAGCTTGGACCGGGTCCTGGAGAGTCCAGGGCGGGTTGTGGAGCTCGGATCGCCCGCTGACGGCCTGCCATCATGGGCAACGTGCCCACGGCCAAGAAGGGGAGCGAGATGGAGAGTGGTGGGTGTCATTACGGTGTCGCTCAGAATGATCAGTCTACCTGTCTGTTCACTTCTCTTTAACGGTCTCTCTGGGGGGACACAATGCACCCCTGAAGTGTTTAGGGTACAGGCTACTCAGGATATCCAGTATTCTTTGCATGCCTAAAATTGTGTAATACAAAAAAATCGATCAATCATCACATTTATTTTATAAAGTCATTTTAAGCACAAAGTGCTTTCCAGATACCCAGACTGAAATACCCAAAGAGCAGGAAATACTGAGAGAAATATAGGCATCTATTGGCCTACACGGGCATATTCATCTAATACTTTGTAGCTTACTTCCATATAGCCACATTTgagcattctagaacattacagtTTTAGAACATTACAGTTCTAGAACATTACACTTTTAGAACATTACAGTTCTAGAACATTACACTTTTAGAACATTACAGTTCTAGAACATTACACTTTTAGAACATTACAGTTTTAGAACATTAcagttctagaacattaccattTTAGAACATTACAGTTTTAGAACATTACAGTTTTAGAACATTACAGTTCTAGAACATTACACTTTTAGAACATTACAGTTTTAGAACATTACAGTTTTAGAACATTACAGTTCTAGAACATTACAGTTTTAGAACATTACAGTTCTGGAACATTACACTTTTAGAACATTACACTTTTAGAACATTACAGTTCTAGAACATTACAGTTTTAGAACATTACAGATCTAGAACATTACACTTTTAGAACATTACAGTTCTAGAACATTACAGTTCTAGAACATTACACTTTTAGAACATTACAGTTCTAGAACATTACACTTTTAGAACATTACAGTTCTAGAACATTACACTTTTAGAACATTACAGTTCTAGAACATTACACTTTTAGAACATTACAGTTCTAGAACATTACACTTTTAGAACATTACAGTTCTAGAACATTACAGTTCTAGAACATTACAGTTTTAGAACATTACAGTTCTAGAACATTAcagttctagaacattaccattTTAGAACATTACAGTTTTAGAACATTACAGTTCTAGAACATTACAGTTTTAGAACATTACAGTTCTAGAACATTACAGTTCTAGAACATTACAGTTTTAGAACATTACAGTTCTAGAACATTACAGTTTTAGAACGTTACAGTTCTAGAACATTACAGTTTTAGAACATTACAGTTCTAGAACATTACAGTTTTAGAACATTACAGTTTTAGAACATTACAGTTCTAGAACATTACAGTTTTAGAACATTACAGTTCTAGAACATTACAGTTCTAGAACATTACAGTTCTAGAACATTACAGTTTTAAAACATTACAGTTCTAGAACATTACAGTTCTAGAACCTAGATTATCTTGTGAGTAGAGGTATTAtttatgagtctgattgtggactatagcaCCGCTAGGTTTATATCTGGTTGATGGATGAAGAAAGTGCCAGGTAGAAACTGAGATTTTAGGCCATAATGTTTATAACGTTTCAATCCCAGATTGGCCCTTTTGTATGCCTGATTCCCCCACTGCCTTGAAGATACTACATTTCTAGAAGTCGCCTGATGTATTTGTTCAGCGAACAGTGTTGGAGTTGGATGTTGTCCAGTGTTCCAGACAGGTACAGTATGTTATCACCCAGCAGCACCAGCAGGACAGGGTGGCTTTTTGCAGGCCAGGTGTAAGAATGGCCACATTGCTGTTAGATACCGTTACCAGGCAGCATGTTGGAGGCCCGGGCGCAGGCTGTAGAACTGCGgggcaggtggtggtggtggaggagtagttagtagaggtgctgactaacagacagtagactgtatgCAGGAAGACAGAGCACTACACCCTTTCTCAAGCTCCCAGTCATTTCCTGTCTCCCTGAAGGACACACTGGGATGCTGAAACATTGGTGCTTTATCCAATCAATGACTAGCAGTGAGACTCTTGTTTTTATAGCCTACAGGGGTAGTTAGGTTTATAATAACAGTATAATAGTTAGGTTATAACAGTTTATAATAGTTAGGTTATAACAGTTTATAATAGTTAGGTTATAATAGGTTATAATAGTTAGGTTATAACAGTATAATAGTTAGGTTATAACAGTTTATAATAGTTAGGTTATAACAGTTTATAATAGTTAGGTTATAACAGTTTATAATAGTTAGGTTATAATAGTTAGGTTATAACAGTATAATAGTTAGGTTATAACAGTTTAGGATACTGTATAGTGGAGGAtacgggtggagattataacagaacatgtttataatagtagtatagtagtataatagtataatAGTTAGGTTATAATAGTTAGGTTATAACTGTTCATAATAGTTAGGTTATAACAGTATAATAGTTAGGTTATAACAGTTTATAATAGTTAGGTTATAACAGTTTAGGATACTGTATAGTGGAGGATACTGCGTAGTGGAGGATACTGTGTGGTGGAGGATACTGTGTGGTGGAGGATACTGTATAGTGGAGGAtactgtgtagtggaggatactgtatagtggaggatactgtgtagtggaggatactgtgtagtggaggatactgtgtagtggaggatactgtatagtggaggatactgtatagtggaggatactgtgtagtggaggatactgCGTGGTGGAGGATACTGTGTGGTGGAAGATACTGTGTGGTGGAGGATACTGTATAGTGGAGGAtactgtgtagtggaggatactgtgtagtggaggatactgtatagtggaggatactgtatagtggaggatactgtgtagtggaggatactgtATAGTGGAGGATACTGTATAGTGGCGGAtactgtgtagtggaggatactgtgtagtggaggatactgtATAGTAAAGGATACTGCATAGTGGAGGATACTGTATAGTGGAGGAtactgtgtagtggaggatactgtatagtggaggatactgtatagtggaggatactgtatagtggaggatactgtgtagtggaggatactgtATAGTGGAGGATACTGCGTAGTGGAGGATACTGTGTGGTGGAGGATACTGTATAGTGGCGGAtactgtgtagtggaggatactgtgtagtggaggatactgtATAGTAAAGGATACTGCATAGTGGAGGATACTGTATAGTGGAGGAtactgtgtagtggaggatactgtatagtggaggatactgtatagtggaggatactgtatagtggaggatactgtgtagtggaggatactgtatagtggaggatactgcgtagtggaggatactgtgtggtggaggatactgtatagtggaggatactgtgtagtggaggatactgtatagtggaggatactgtgtagtggaggatactgtatagtggaggatactgtatagtggaggatactgtgtagtggaggatactgtatagtggaggatactgcgtagtggaggatactgtgtggtggaggatactgtatatcaaatcaaatcaaatcaaatcaaattttatttgtcacatacacatggttagcagatgttaatgcgagtgtagcgaaatgcttgtgcttctagttccgacaatgcagtaataacaagtaatctaactaacaattccaaaactactgtcttatacacagtgtaaggggataaagaatatgtacataaggatatatgaatgagtgatggtacagagcagcataggcaagatacagtagatggtatcgggtacagtatgtacaaatgagatgagtatgtaaacaaagtggcatagtatagtataaagtggctagtgatacatgtattacataaggataccgtcgatgatatagagtacagtatatacgtatgcgtatgagatgaataatgtagggtaagtaacatttatataaggtagcattgtttaaagtggctagtgatatatttacatcatttcccatcaattcccattattaaagtggctggagttgagtcagtgtcagtgtgttggcagcagccactcagtgttagtggtggctgtttaacagtctgatggccttgagatagaagctgtttttcagtctctcggtcccagctttgatgcacctgtactgacctcgccttctggatgatagcggggtgaacaggcagtggctcgggtggttgatgtccttgatgatctttatggccttcctgtgacatcgggtggtgtaggtgtcctggagggcaggtagtttgcccccggtgatgcgttgtgcagacctcactaccctctggagagccttacggttgagggcggtgcagttgccataccaggcggtgatacagcccgccaggatgctctcgattgtgcatctgtagaagtttgtgagtgcttttggtgacaagccgaatttcttcagcctcctgaggttgaagaggcgctgctgcgccttcttcacgatgctgtctgtgtgagtggaccaattcagtttgtctgtgatgtgtatgccgaggaacttaaaacttgctaccctctccactactgttccatcgatgtggataggggggtgttccctctgctgtttcctgaagtccacaatcatctccttagttttgttgacgttgagtgtgaggttgttttcctgacaccacactccgagggccctcacctcctccctgtaggccgtctcatcgttgttggtaatcaagcctaccactgttgtgtcgtccgcaaacttgatgattgagttggaggcgtgcgtggccacgcagtcgtgggtgaacagggagtacaggagagggctcagaacgcaaccttgtggggccccagtgttgaggatcagcggggaggagatgttgttgcctaccctcaccacctgggggcggcccgtcaggaagtccagtacccagttgcacagggcgggg from Oncorhynchus clarkii lewisi isolate Uvic-CL-2024 unplaced genomic scaffold, UVic_Ocla_1.0 unplaced_contig_11932_pilon_pilon, whole genome shotgun sequence encodes:
- the LOC139396964 gene encoding histone chaperone asf1b-B-like, whose protein sequence is MAKVQVLNVAVLDNPSPFGNPFQFEITFECMEDLPEDLEWKIIYVGSAESEEYDQTLDSVLVGPVPAGRHMFVFQADAPNTGLIPESDAVGVTVALITCTYNGQEFIRIGYYVNNEYTDPELRENPPVKPDYTQLQRNILASNPRVTRFHINWDGCSDKMEDSENVDPSPNSSSSSSMVPSSCLAGKALPVGLMSGNSMDCL